The following proteins are co-located in the Polystyrenella longa genome:
- a CDS encoding pyridoxal-phosphate-dependent aminotransferase family protein translates to MSYEIAPAICPPRRVLMGPGPSDISPRVLSAMAAPTVGHLDPYFLKIMDELQEMLRQVFRTRNQLTLAISGTGSDGMEACVFNLIEPGDKMLVCVNGVFGGRMAEVGRRAGAEVVTIEKPFGEIFTASEVESALKEHQPKLIGIVHAETSTGALQPLEEIAKLAHDHNALILADMVTSLGGLPVEVDEWGIDAVYSGTQKCLSCPPGLAPVTFSPRAVEVMDQRKEPVRSWYVDLSLIRNYWGGSRAYHHTAPINMNYGLHEALRIVLQEGLEARFARHQKNHEALKAGLAAIGIDYAVAEENSLPMLNAVKIPEGVDDKAVRAQLLNQFGIEIGAGLGPMAGKTWRIGLMGEASREANVLSFLAALEQCLAKQGHTLTAGASIAAANKVYAG, encoded by the coding sequence ATGTCTTATGAAATCGCTCCCGCCATCTGCCCTCCGCGCCGCGTTCTGATGGGGCCGGGACCAAGTGACATTTCTCCTCGAGTCCTCTCGGCGATGGCCGCTCCCACCGTTGGTCACCTCGATCCTTATTTCCTTAAGATCATGGATGAACTCCAGGAAATGCTGAGACAGGTCTTCCGGACTCGCAATCAATTGACGCTGGCAATCAGTGGTACGGGTAGCGATGGAATGGAAGCCTGCGTTTTTAACTTGATTGAACCGGGCGACAAAATGCTCGTTTGTGTCAACGGAGTCTTTGGTGGTCGCATGGCCGAAGTCGGTCGCCGCGCCGGAGCCGAAGTCGTGACTATCGAGAAACCATTCGGAGAGATCTTCACTGCCAGTGAAGTCGAATCCGCCCTCAAAGAACATCAACCCAAGTTGATTGGAATTGTGCATGCGGAAACGTCAACCGGAGCACTTCAGCCTTTGGAAGAGATCGCTAAGCTGGCGCATGACCATAACGCCTTAATTCTCGCTGACATGGTGACATCTCTCGGTGGCCTGCCGGTTGAAGTCGACGAATGGGGAATCGATGCTGTTTACTCCGGGACTCAGAAATGCCTCAGTTGCCCACCCGGTCTCGCCCCGGTAACCTTTAGCCCTCGGGCCGTCGAAGTGATGGATCAACGAAAGGAGCCTGTTCGCAGTTGGTACGTCGATCTGAGTCTGATTCGTAACTACTGGGGAGGCAGCCGAGCCTATCACCACACCGCACCTATCAATATGAACTATGGTCTTCACGAAGCCCTGAGAATTGTTCTTCAGGAAGGACTCGAAGCCCGATTCGCCCGACATCAGAAAAACCATGAAGCCCTAAAAGCGGGTCTCGCGGCGATCGGTATCGACTACGCCGTGGCGGAAGAGAATTCTCTGCCCATGCTAAACGCCGTGAAAATTCCCGAAGGGGTCGACGATAAAGCTGTTCGTGCCCAGCTACTCAATCAGTTTGGAATTGAAATCGGCGCCGGCCTCGGCCCCATGGCAGGCAAAACCTGGCGAATCGGCCTGATGGGCGAAGCCAGCCGCGAAGCCAACGTCCTCTCCTTCCTGGCCGCCTTGGAACAATGCCTGGCGAAGCAAGGTCACACCCTAACTGCAGGAGCCAGCATCGCCGCTGCCAATAAAGTGTACGCGGGATAG
- a CDS encoding FHA domain-containing serine/threonine-protein kinase, translating to MNKVATSITSEEFLALLDRSKLVRPDRAEDIVRKLGLDPSVSSTQLASSLVARNIITNYQASRLLSGRYRGYFYNHYKIIDILGAGGMGWVYLAQDMNSQDQVVLKVLSSHLADDAGMMARLKLESRAGQQLFHPRVARTIDEGQAAGSHFLVMEYVHGISLRELVMQQGPVAWPVACHIVKQIADGLHYAHERGLVHRDIKPENFLVNEKAEVKILDFGLALIKGAEEEEFSLSMIFGHDGVGTLDYMAPEQSEDSHHVDRRADIYGLGGTFYSILTGLLPYAVKATTEKIEAHRSRPFPLVRSKFPNVPPGIDHIIAKMTAKDPKDRYQTAAEVAEALAPLAKLEPIDFDYESILRMRREDAQRRMLRTARRARGESGTSSIGRPPSQTSPILKSTQGNMLLDTEKSLRDEQTGQNRNGQSFAERGIGDARPVARYGRLYNTDGAQNIPLHRSELLIGRSPKADIHLDSSMISSTHCRMIFNGQFWKVTDLESRNGIRVNGVETRSSILKPGDRLTIAEVFQYEIDYTSEWAKKQRERAGKSKKGIYLLAGLLIMTACAALLWWWLS from the coding sequence ATGAACAAAGTCGCTACGAGCATAACCAGCGAAGAATTTCTCGCGCTGCTGGACCGGAGTAAGCTGGTGCGGCCCGATCGCGCCGAGGACATCGTGCGCAAACTGGGTCTGGATCCTTCCGTTTCGTCGACGCAGTTGGCAAGTTCCCTCGTCGCACGGAACATCATTACCAACTACCAGGCATCTCGATTGTTGTCTGGGAGATACCGCGGGTATTTCTACAATCATTACAAGATCATTGATATCCTGGGTGCGGGAGGTATGGGCTGGGTTTACCTGGCGCAGGACATGAACAGCCAGGACCAAGTGGTACTGAAGGTCCTTTCCAGCCACCTCGCCGATGACGCCGGCATGATGGCCCGATTGAAGCTCGAGTCACGAGCCGGTCAGCAACTGTTCCACCCTCGCGTCGCCCGTACAATTGACGAAGGTCAGGCTGCGGGAAGTCATTTCCTGGTGATGGAATATGTGCATGGAATCAGTCTGCGGGAACTGGTGATGCAGCAGGGGCCGGTTGCCTGGCCAGTCGCCTGTCATATTGTCAAACAGATCGCCGATGGTCTGCATTACGCACACGAACGAGGACTGGTTCATCGTGATATCAAACCAGAAAACTTCCTCGTCAATGAAAAAGCGGAAGTCAAAATTCTCGACTTCGGTCTCGCACTGATCAAAGGAGCCGAAGAAGAAGAGTTCTCTCTTTCGATGATTTTCGGTCACGACGGAGTAGGTACGTTGGACTACATGGCACCCGAACAATCGGAAGATAGCCATCATGTTGATCGTCGCGCGGACATCTATGGATTGGGGGGCACGTTTTATTCGATCTTGACTGGGCTGCTTCCCTATGCCGTAAAAGCGACAACGGAGAAGATCGAAGCCCACCGGAGCCGGCCCTTCCCATTGGTACGGAGTAAGTTCCCCAATGTACCACCGGGAATTGATCATATCATCGCAAAAATGACGGCAAAGGATCCGAAAGATCGATACCAAACAGCCGCCGAAGTCGCCGAAGCGCTTGCCCCTTTAGCCAAGTTGGAGCCGATTGATTTCGACTATGAATCCATTCTCCGGATGCGACGAGAAGATGCTCAGCGGCGGATGCTTCGAACGGCGAGACGGGCTCGGGGTGAAAGTGGAACGTCCTCTATTGGCAGGCCTCCTTCACAAACCAGCCCTATCCTCAAATCAACTCAAGGGAACATGCTGCTTGATACCGAAAAATCATTGCGTGATGAGCAGACTGGTCAAAACCGGAACGGTCAATCCTTCGCTGAAAGAGGGATTGGCGACGCACGACCGGTAGCCCGGTATGGGCGACTTTATAATACGGACGGTGCTCAGAACATCCCCTTGCACCGCTCTGAGCTATTGATTGGCCGCAGCCCAAAAGCCGATATCCACCTGGATTCGTCGATGATTTCATCGACTCATTGCCGCATGATTTTTAACGGCCAGTTTTGGAAAGTGACCGATCTTGAGAGCCGCAACGGAATCCGCGTGAATGGTGTAGAAACCCGTAGTTCCATACTGAAACCGGGAGATCGGTTAACGATTGCAGAGGTTTTTCAGTATGAGATCGATTACACGTCTGAATGGGCAAAAAAGCAGCGAGAACGAGCCGGGAAATCGAAAAAAGGGATTTATTTGCTGGCTGGACTGCTTATCATGACAGCGTGTGCCGCCCTGCTCTGGTGGTGGCTTTCGTAA
- the rfbB gene encoding dTDP-glucose 4,6-dehydratase — protein sequence MKSILVTGGCGFIGSNFIRMQRERYPQQTIHNVDKLTYAGNLENLADLIEDANYHFHRVDICNREALLKLVQTVQPEAILNFAAESHVDRSILDSGPFVQTNIIGTQVLMDVAREVGVARYVQVSTDEVYGSLGSDGAFTEETPLAPNSPYSSSKAAADLLVRSYVHTFDFPAIVTRCSNNYGPYQFPEKLIPLFISNAMENKSLPVYGTGENVRDWIHVLDHCRGIDAALRKGEIGEVYNFGGHLELTNLEMTHILIDLLGKSRDLITYVQDRPGHDLRYAIDSSKAEQNLGWFPQVPFEQGIRDTIAWYQSHTDWVTRIQSGEYLQYIEEQYAGRLKK from the coding sequence ATGAAATCGATTCTCGTCACCGGCGGATGCGGATTTATTGGTTCGAACTTCATTCGGATGCAGCGAGAACGATACCCCCAACAGACAATCCATAACGTCGATAAACTGACCTACGCCGGTAACCTGGAAAACCTCGCCGATCTCATTGAGGATGCCAATTATCATTTTCACCGGGTCGATATTTGTAACCGGGAAGCCTTATTGAAGTTGGTGCAAACGGTTCAACCCGAAGCCATTCTCAACTTCGCGGCCGAAAGCCATGTCGATCGCAGCATTCTCGATTCGGGCCCCTTCGTGCAGACGAACATCATCGGCACACAAGTCCTGATGGACGTCGCCCGCGAAGTCGGTGTCGCTCGTTACGTACAAGTCTCCACCGACGAGGTTTATGGATCCCTGGGAAGTGACGGTGCCTTTACAGAAGAGACTCCTCTTGCCCCCAACAGTCCGTACTCCTCTTCCAAAGCGGCTGCGGATCTTCTCGTCCGCAGCTACGTGCACACTTTCGATTTTCCTGCCATCGTGACCCGTTGCTCGAACAACTACGGTCCATACCAATTCCCGGAAAAGTTGATCCCTCTGTTCATTTCGAATGCAATGGAAAACAAGTCATTGCCCGTGTATGGAACTGGCGAAAATGTCCGCGACTGGATCCACGTTCTTGATCATTGCCGCGGAATCGACGCCGCACTACGAAAGGGAGAGATTGGCGAAGTTTACAACTTTGGTGGTCATCTTGAATTGACTAATCTGGAGATGACGCACATCTTGATCGACCTGCTGGGCAAATCTCGCGACCTGATCACTTATGTGCAGGATCGTCCCGGTCACGATTTACGTTACGCCATCGACAGTAGCAAAGCCGAACAGAACCTCGGTTGGTTCCCCCAGGTCCCCTTCGAACAGGGCATCCGCGACACCATCGCCTGGTACCAATCCCACACTGACTGGGTTACCCGAATTCAATCGGGCGAGTACCTGCAGTACATCGAAGAGCAGTACGCAGGTCGATTGAAGAAGTAG
- a CDS encoding preprotein translocase subunit SecA, whose protein sequence is MSNLNTAWHWGKTGGRPNAARISRWRSMANDIIARAEKLRDITEEELLKQGREIHWQAKSAKDLTEILPDAFALAREASRRVLGMEQYPVQIMGACALFEGHIAEMQTGEGKTLTAVMPSYLRALRGRGVHVITVNDYLAQRDADQMGPVYKALGLTVSCVTAEMEPEERRAAYACDITYCTAKELGFDFLRDRLRSGTDAHGTNIEKKARSLFNKHDDGQVQRGHYFALIDEADSILIDEARTPLIIGLLKSNDSSAVTLMRWSQRICKNLKPVEDYIFDPERRSAYLTDAGCRHLMLIKKPTILDKVETQKIYTQVERALIAQYGFQRDRDYVVADDKVHIVDESTGRIMEGRKWQDGLHQAIEAKEMVPITAATGQAARITVQEFFRHYTHLSGMTGTAQTARRELKKTFHLKVAVIPTNKRCIRKGLPTRLFPTLKAKWEAVASEIERMREMNRAVLLGTPSVEASEAVSQLLLVRGVPHQVLNAHYHEQEAEIVKEAGHAKRVTIATNMAGRGTDILLDETVRGAGGLHVIATEMHTSDRIDRQLLGRAARQGDPGSYQFFLSWEDELFRSLSSTEQERLKRKAEKSSKAELSAHMHRLFKAAQRKIQKAHRKNRKQLLKHEQQRNRMYLQMGIDPYLELTE, encoded by the coding sequence GTGTCGAATCTGAATACCGCCTGGCACTGGGGAAAAACCGGTGGTCGCCCGAATGCTGCTCGTATTTCTCGTTGGAGAAGTATGGCGAACGATATCATTGCGCGGGCTGAAAAACTCAGAGACATCACCGAAGAAGAACTGCTCAAGCAAGGGCGAGAAATTCACTGGCAGGCCAAGTCTGCCAAAGATCTCACAGAGATTTTACCCGATGCCTTTGCCCTCGCGCGGGAAGCTTCCCGGCGGGTACTGGGAATGGAACAGTACCCAGTGCAAATCATGGGAGCTTGTGCCCTCTTCGAAGGTCACATTGCGGAAATGCAGACTGGGGAAGGGAAAACCTTAACTGCCGTCATGCCCTCTTACCTTCGCGCATTACGCGGACGGGGCGTGCATGTCATCACCGTCAACGATTACCTCGCTCAGCGTGACGCCGACCAGATGGGGCCTGTTTATAAAGCGCTAGGTTTAACCGTCAGTTGTGTGACGGCTGAAATGGAACCTGAAGAACGCCGCGCCGCCTATGCCTGTGACATCACCTATTGCACTGCGAAAGAGCTTGGTTTTGATTTCCTGCGAGATCGACTGCGATCAGGGACCGACGCCCACGGCACCAATATCGAGAAGAAAGCACGATCCCTGTTCAATAAGCACGATGACGGACAGGTGCAGCGTGGGCACTACTTCGCCCTGATCGACGAAGCAGATAGTATTCTCATTGATGAGGCCCGGACTCCGCTGATTATTGGCTTGCTCAAATCGAACGACTCTTCGGCCGTGACTTTGATGCGCTGGAGTCAGCGAATCTGTAAAAACCTGAAGCCAGTCGAAGACTATATTTTCGATCCCGAACGGAGATCGGCTTATCTGACCGATGCCGGGTGTCGGCATTTGATGTTGATCAAGAAACCGACCATCCTCGATAAAGTCGAAACACAGAAAATTTACACGCAGGTTGAACGGGCCTTGATTGCTCAATATGGATTTCAACGCGACCGGGATTATGTCGTTGCCGATGACAAAGTTCATATCGTGGATGAATCAACAGGCCGAATCATGGAGGGCCGCAAGTGGCAGGATGGTTTGCATCAGGCAATTGAAGCTAAAGAGATGGTCCCCATCACGGCGGCGACTGGTCAGGCGGCGCGGATCACCGTACAGGAATTCTTCCGACATTACACCCACCTCTCCGGCATGACTGGTACGGCTCAAACGGCGCGGCGCGAATTGAAAAAGACGTTTCATTTAAAAGTCGCTGTGATCCCCACTAATAAACGATGTATCCGCAAGGGGTTACCGACTCGCTTATTCCCAACCCTCAAGGCAAAATGGGAAGCCGTTGCGAGCGAGATTGAGCGGATGCGCGAGATGAACAGGGCCGTGCTCCTCGGAACTCCTTCCGTTGAAGCATCCGAGGCCGTCTCTCAATTACTTCTCGTTCGGGGAGTTCCCCATCAGGTCTTGAACGCCCATTACCATGAACAAGAAGCGGAGATTGTCAAAGAAGCGGGTCACGCCAAACGGGTGACTATTGCCACTAACATGGCGGGGCGCGGAACGGATATCCTGCTGGACGAGACAGTCCGCGGAGCGGGCGGGCTCCATGTCATCGCCACTGAAATGCATACTTCCGACCGAATCGACCGACAGTTGCTCGGACGTGCTGCGCGTCAAGGAGACCCTGGGTCGTATCAGTTCTTTCTCTCATGGGAAGACGAACTGTTTCGTTCGCTTTCGAGCACGGAACAGGAGCGACTCAAAAGGAAGGCGGAGAAATCGAGCAAGGCAGAGCTATCTGCCCATATGCATCGTTTATTCAAAGCGGCTCAGCGGAAGATACAGAAAGCACACCGAAAGAACCGGAAGCAGTTGCTGAAGCACGAGCAACAACGGAACCGAATGTATCTGCAGATGGGGATCGACCCCTACCTGGAACTGACGGAATAA
- a CDS encoding hydrolase yields the protein MSVSSFRSDDLIHRQDSQLLIVDMQEKLLPAFPEKVRPQLITNCQLLIEMAKLFEVPISATEQYPQGLGRTIPELGLDDIEIPAKTDFSSWPALNWPAPYDEESTRPRIIVAGIESHVCVMQTVLDLIAQGYKVYIPVDAVASRFKLDWKIAIERLALSGAILTTTESVLFEWCERAGTPEFKQLSQRLKAKTKPE from the coding sequence ATGTCTGTATCCTCATTCCGTAGTGACGATCTTATCCACCGGCAGGATAGCCAGTTATTGATCGTCGACATGCAGGAAAAGCTGTTGCCCGCCTTTCCGGAAAAGGTCCGTCCGCAACTGATCACCAATTGTCAGTTATTGATTGAGATGGCAAAGCTGTTCGAGGTCCCGATTTCGGCCACGGAACAATACCCTCAGGGGTTAGGACGAACGATTCCTGAGCTCGGATTGGACGACATCGAAATTCCTGCCAAGACCGACTTCAGCAGTTGGCCCGCACTGAACTGGCCCGCCCCCTATGATGAAGAATCGACCCGACCCCGAATCATCGTCGCGGGAATCGAATCCCATGTCTGCGTGATGCAGACGGTTCTTGATTTAATCGCGCAAGGGTACAAGGTTTACATACCAGTTGACGCCGTTGCCAGCCGCTTTAAACTCGATTGGAAAATTGCGATTGAACGCCTGGCACTGTCTGGAGCCATACTCACTACAACCGAGAGTGTCCTCTTTGAATGGTGCGAACGGGCAGGTACTCCTGAATTCAAACAACTGAGTCAGCGGTTGAAAGCGAAAACCAAACCGGAATAA
- a CDS encoding HlyD family efflux transporter periplasmic adaptor subunit, producing the protein MSSPENVEKKEAADDLHKARNLIKQLAQEIEELVRSPIEPPDFFREFLKRVVQALHAPAGAVWLLDANKQLQLVSDLNLRGIGFYDHPGSLQKNHQLVIQTISTGEAVIHRPGNPETPLPTDHIVILASLQRDGECVGVVEIFQRSDASMGSHSGMLQFVEHLAGLASKFLSKEAVQEQTSVGPIQENYDKFLNDLHRSLDLKQVTATAANDSRRLMNCDRVTLCVKRGRKVTVEAISGQDKVNHRANLVSSLRKLSETVMESREPFAFYGKADDLPPQLEKLLTTYLQESESRMLLILPLLKPDKLVRDEDEIAGKIQKKDKLQPLIGCLVIEQINESEPRAGVKQYADLLEEHVAIALNNSLDHKRIFLLPVWNFIGGIQEWFKGRKLAKTLAIGSAIIAVGCALAFIPWDYRVEGEGRLMPIERRTIFATANAEVEQVLINGGEHVKKGQILIELRDKELDLTYQKTRKELDSKSVEWTSLETEMGQLNRSGLSNAEQSKKQIELSGQIRSAETVITGLNEQIKMLQESREKLHVRSPIDGVISTWQVEQLLLHRPVNWGESLLEVINENGPWHLEIEVEEDRYGHLVQAQKELNTETLPVEFILATTPESTYEGEVQEIATRANTSSENTNILQVNIKIDESALPTVRMGSEVRVKINCGKKSLGYVLFGDVVEFLRKYLWL; encoded by the coding sequence ATGTCCAGTCCTGAAAATGTTGAAAAGAAGGAAGCGGCAGACGATCTACACAAAGCCCGCAATCTAATCAAACAACTGGCTCAGGAAATCGAAGAGCTGGTTCGATCTCCAATTGAGCCTCCCGATTTTTTCCGCGAGTTTCTTAAACGCGTTGTTCAGGCATTACATGCTCCAGCGGGTGCGGTTTGGTTACTCGACGCCAATAAGCAATTGCAGTTGGTCTCCGATCTGAACCTGAGAGGGATCGGGTTCTACGATCACCCCGGGAGCCTTCAAAAAAATCATCAGCTGGTGATCCAGACAATCTCAACAGGCGAGGCGGTCATTCATCGCCCTGGCAATCCGGAAACACCGCTACCGACTGATCACATCGTGATTCTGGCCTCACTGCAGCGCGACGGGGAATGCGTTGGCGTTGTCGAGATCTTTCAACGGTCCGATGCTTCGATGGGTTCCCACAGTGGCATGCTCCAGTTCGTGGAACATCTCGCTGGGCTGGCATCCAAATTTCTGAGTAAAGAAGCCGTCCAGGAACAGACCAGTGTCGGACCTATCCAGGAGAACTACGATAAATTCCTGAACGACCTGCACCGGTCACTCGATTTAAAACAAGTCACGGCAACGGCTGCTAATGATTCTCGGCGGCTGATGAACTGCGACCGCGTCACCCTCTGCGTTAAACGTGGACGGAAAGTGACCGTCGAAGCGATCAGCGGTCAGGATAAAGTGAATCACCGCGCCAACCTCGTTAGCAGCCTCCGAAAACTCTCCGAGACAGTGATGGAAAGTCGTGAACCGTTTGCCTTTTATGGCAAAGCCGACGACCTGCCTCCTCAACTGGAAAAGCTGTTGACGACTTATCTTCAAGAGAGTGAGTCACGAATGTTGCTCATTCTGCCGTTGCTCAAACCGGATAAGCTGGTTCGCGACGAAGATGAGATCGCGGGGAAAATTCAAAAGAAAGACAAACTGCAACCGCTGATTGGCTGTCTGGTTATCGAACAGATTAACGAAAGTGAACCGCGCGCCGGTGTGAAACAATACGCCGATCTGCTCGAAGAGCATGTCGCGATAGCGCTGAATAATTCGTTGGACCACAAACGTATTTTCCTGTTACCTGTTTGGAATTTCATAGGCGGAATCCAAGAGTGGTTCAAAGGGCGTAAACTGGCCAAAACTTTAGCCATCGGATCCGCGATCATCGCCGTCGGATGTGCCCTCGCGTTTATACCCTGGGACTACCGGGTTGAAGGCGAAGGCCGATTGATGCCCATCGAACGTCGTACGATTTTCGCCACCGCCAATGCCGAGGTTGAACAAGTGCTGATCAATGGGGGAGAGCACGTTAAAAAAGGCCAGATTCTGATCGAGTTACGTGACAAAGAACTCGATCTGACCTACCAGAAAACCCGGAAAGAACTCGATTCCAAAAGCGTTGAATGGACGTCACTGGAAACAGAAATGGGCCAGCTTAACCGATCCGGACTCTCAAACGCAGAACAAAGCAAAAAGCAAATCGAACTCAGTGGTCAGATTCGGTCGGCGGAAACAGTCATCACTGGGCTGAACGAACAGATAAAAATGCTTCAGGAGTCGCGTGAAAAACTCCACGTCCGTTCTCCCATTGACGGAGTCATCTCAACCTGGCAAGTTGAGCAACTCTTGCTGCATCGCCCGGTAAACTGGGGCGAGTCGCTACTTGAAGTCATTAATGAAAATGGTCCCTGGCATCTGGAAATTGAAGTCGAAGAAGATCGTTACGGTCATCTGGTTCAAGCACAAAAAGAATTGAATACCGAAACCCTGCCGGTTGAATTCATCCTCGCGACTACACCCGAAAGTACTTACGAGGGAGAAGTCCAGGAGATCGCGACTCGCGCTAATACCTCATCAGAAAATACGAACATCCTCCAGGTGAATATCAAGATCGACGAATCTGCACTTCCTACGGTTCGCATGGGATCGGAAGTACGAGTGAAGATTAACTGCGGCAAGAAAAGCCTCGGATACGTTCTGTTTGGCGATGTCGTCGAGTTCCTCCGCAAGTACCTCTGGCTATAA